From the genome of Aquila chrysaetos chrysaetos chromosome 8, bAquChr1.4, whole genome shotgun sequence:
GCTGAGCGGAGAAGAGCCAGAAGAGCAGCAAGGTgccacagctgcagcactggTGCTGGCTGTCCCAGTGCTCCCGCAGCCGCGCAGTGCCATAACCCGCTCTGTCCCCACAGCCGTCCCTGCGCAGCTGCGCAGGCCCATTTCTGGACAGGCAGTTCCCTCTAGAGGATGCATTTCTCAGGGCAAGCAGGTCCTGCTACAGGATGACGATGATACGCAGGAGCTCCACaccccctccatccctcccgTCCACACTGCAGGGTCTGGCGAAGGCCAGCGCCAGCCAACACTCCCAACATTGTCAAGGGGACACCAAGGTGCCCAGGCACAGCCCAGCTGACGAGCAGCCGTTTCTCTGCTGACCACAGGTTGCATGCTGCACAGAGGAAATCTCATGCAGTGTACGGCACAGGGCTGCGAATCACAcctctctggctgctgccagctcctgctctcccaGACCGCTGTGCAAACGCTGTCCTGGACCCTTCTCCATTGTCACAGCGAGCTCCTGCacacctgcctgcaccccagcatccccccccgATCCCGCCACGGGGCCTCCCTGACCAGCAAGCTGCCCGCTCAGTCCCAGTGTGGCCCATTAGCAAAACGCAGGCAGGGGTCGTGGTGGGGACAGCTCTGGGGGCTGCTGTGCCCAGGAGGGGACAGCAGGGTTTGGCCACTGCCCCGGCGCACGGTCAGCCCCACAGCGCTCCCCTGCCCGCACAGAGGGCTTGGGGCAGGCGCCCAGCACAGAGACTGGTTGCTGTGCCTTGCAGCATCAGGAGTGAGGTGGCAGCGGAAAAGAATGACCTAACAGCAGCTAAATTTAGACAGATGCCGGTGGAGTGAGAACATTTCCCCTGTGGTCACAGTGTTTACATAGTGAGCAAGGTCCCAGGTCATCTTGCAACCCACAGCACTTGCTCTACCTGATGGAAACCGGCAATCAACCCGGGGAGCTGCAGAGCATCTCGCTGCCAGCTTCCCAAGTTGTGCTTGGAAGACGAGCAGGACCAGCCtgcccttcccctctgctgggCCCTCACGGCAGGGCTCAGGAGGCCAGGATACGTGGGCAGCCAATGCGCCCTGCTTCTGCTGGGCCAGGGGTGAGCTGGGAGCCCTGGGACCCCAGGCCCCGGCATGGACCGATGCGGGTGAGGTCAGGGAGTCTGCTGCAGGAGTGACTCAcgcagcaggagctgtgggaCAGGAGGAACGTGGTGCAATAGCCTCCCTGAATCAGCCGGCTGCCGAAACTGCCCTCTCACCGTGCCTACTGCTGGTGGCAGGGTGACAGCTTCGTGCCCGgcccctgccctgtgctgtgcGTGAGAGGTGCTCCCTGCCCCGACACCCTTGGGAGCAGATGTCCTCGCATCCCAGTGAGATGCCTCCGAGCAGCACCGCTCGAGGTAGAGCCACACCAGCAGCTGAGCCCCAAGCCCCAGTTCCACAGACAgcagagggggggggaaggttaCCAAGCCACTGCCCGTGCCATAAAACATCCCCACCTCTGCCccacaagggaagaaaaaggccaCCTGCTCACCTGCCCGGGGGTCCATCGCCCAGCGCCGTGCCGCAGGAGCTGCTCACGGCTAGccccagctgggagctgctgcagcagcagtgagcGCTGCGCCTGGCACGTCCTGCCCGTCCCCTCCTCTCCTGGTGACACAGCCGCCTCACCGCCCGTCCTGCAGCAAGGCCGGGCACCGCTCCTCTCCCGCCGGTTCAACTGGTTCCCAGGggagaaagcagaggagctCCAGCAGACGTAACTGCTCATGCGATGGACAGCACATCGCCTGAGCCCCGGCCCACAacggctgctcccagcccagcccagcctccccacCCGGTGTTGGGGAAGGCATGATGCCCGACTAtgagggcagctctgccctcccgCTGCTGGCAGGCACAGGCAGCCAGGCAGAGGTTGAACTGGTAGCGCTGGAAGCCCAAGGGGCAGGGATGCCCTGGACACAGCGGTGTCCAGCCCTGGCAAGGTGCCCAAGTGGCTGTGTCCTCCTCCCGGCAAAGAGCAGCAGCcgggaggggggcagggagagtCCCACACAGAGCCCGGGCTTGGGCGTTTGGGGACACCTGCAAAAGTTAGGGCCCTGTGCAGGGCGAGGGCACCCACGGGGAGGGCAGGACCCCAGGGTGACAGGGCGTCCCCCACCAGCTGCCCCCAGTCACAGACACCTCCTGGTATGGCACACTTACGGCTGTATTCGATCACCTTCTCAAAGCCCCGAGCCCCAGGGTTCGGTGGCAATCACCGCCTGCTTGCGGAAAGAGGGGGAAACCATCTCCCGTGGCTGCAGGTAGAAGGTAACAAACAGGGATAACAATTAACAGCTTGGAAACTTGGGCAGCCGGGGCAAAATCCCTCCCCGCTTTGTGTGCGCTTTGCCAGGCGCAGCCTCTGACTCCGCCATGCCCCAGTGCAAGCACCGCAGGGTGGCCAGGGCAGGAGCCAAGCCCCTGAGCAGCCCTCCCCAGGAGCGAGCACCAAGACCCAGGGGCGATGCCTCGGACCCGTGGGGATGCTGGCCCGGATGCAGAGGGGATGATGAGCATCGCAGACCCCGAGGCCCTGGCAGCGGTCCGGCTCGGACAGAAGGGCCGGGACGGCTCCTCGCCAGGCAGCGGAGAGGAAAGGGTCAGGGTGCGTGTCCATGTGGCTCGGGGAGGCTGGCGGCCCGTGCAGAGCCCtgggccagccctgcctggcctctgctTGACCCCAGATGGAGCCGGGGAGCCCGGAACCTGGCATCATGCCAAGGGCTCCATGCGCAAGAGGCCAGGGAAGGGTGATGGGCTGGAAATGCAGCCGCACTCCAGGAAGCAAAGCCCCGAAGGCACGTGGAACTGTGACATAACGTCTGCAAACCTCAGCTGCTTCCTCAAAACCCTCGCTGAAGCTCAAAGGAGGAAGAGCTGCTCCCCACCTTgccacctcccaccccacagaTGCTCCCGGGCTGCTCTCCCTTCCACGGCAGCGGGTCCAGGCCATGGGGTGTGTGTGGCTTGCACTGGGATGCTCTGGGAAGGCTGCCCACACCTCGAGGAGGTCTCTGTGGCacagcacagggctgcagctgcaccGGCGGTGCTGGATGCACTGGACCGCTCCAGAGCCTCTCCCTAGCAGCACCCATCTCttgagctgcttctgcttttaagCCACAGTTTGTTCCCTGACAAGGGACAGGCATGCCCAGACTGGACAGGAGAGCTTTCTCCACCGTGCTGCAGTTCACGCTGCGTCAGGTGCCCACGCAGCCATTTGCCTGTGCTGCCCCAGCCAGGGCCCACGGTGGCACACCAGGGACGCAAGCCCTCTGCCCAGCTTCCCGCTGTCGCGTGCAGCGCCTTAAACCAGTTTGCAAGCTGAAAGTTCCTGCAGTAGCGCAGGGCACCCTCCTGCACAAAGTGTGCGGCTGGACCCGCCGGCTGCTGCTGTCCACCCTCCGTCCCACGGTCTCTGGGCATTGCACGGACCGTGCGGGCAGGAGCCAAgacccccccacacctcccgAGGGGACTGGACCCTCACCAGTGAGCGTGGGGAGTGCCCTTACCTGCAGAGCCACATGCAGATGCCAGGATCCCTGGTCAGGCCCTCCCCAGTGCAGGCAgggtccctgctgcagcaggggcgAGCTGTCACAGCGATGGTACGGCTCCCCGGCCAAGGAGCTGCAGGTCCAGGACACTCTGCTGTCTCCCCGCTGGCACGGTGCACACAcccggcagcagcagctctccctgACCGTTGGGAAAGCTTGATTACAAAAGGAGGAGAGGGTAATTAGCTGCTTGGCAAATCCTGCACACCCACCACTTCCAGCATGAGTCTGCACAAGGCCAGGCTTTCCAGCCAGCTGCCAGCGGGGCCGACCGCAGCCCGCAGACTCCCTGACCCCAGCCGGCTCCCCACACCAGCCTTCGCCTAGCTGGAGCAAGCGGCTCCCACACGCCAAAACCTAAATGCCCATCCTGCCtggcagtgctgccagcagcaggctAAAGCAAGCCATTCTGCGTCCCAGAGTGGTTATTCCTGGTAACCGGAGGTAACCTGCCATGGGCATCCGCTCGCTTTCCTTTTAACTTCGCTCTGGCCCTGCCGGGCGCACCTGCCTGCCGTGACCTGGGACTGCGCAGGGACACACAGACCAAGTGACCCGAGAGACAGGAGCATATAATGGCCTGGTATCCTCATGCGTAaactcttctcctttcctcctccacctACTAAAacctctgtttaaaaacaactcAGTGCAACGCGGAAGAGACGGACAAAGAGCGGGATGGCTGTGGCTCCTCTTATCATCAagagaggagcaggaaaaaTCCTGCTCCATCAGTCAGTTGGCTCTTGATAAGCTATTTTgtgacagcagctctgcaggtgaGTCACCCTCCAGTGGCAGATGCTCAGGAGATTATTGCAGGTGATGGTGCTGCTGATAGACCGGTGTTATATTACAATACGAATCACAATTCCTGTTTCACAACTCCTGTTGTGGGTTTTAAGGAGTGCTTGGGCGGTCCTGCCCCAGTGTTAGTACGACGTGGGCAGAGCAGCTCAGGCACAGGGGTGGCGGGAGCATCGCCGGCCCGGGCTCCTGGGGCATCAGGGCACCCACAGCCTCCCTGCGTCCCAGACTGGAGGATCTTTGCCAGGTTTCTGCAGGCGGAAGACCGCGTCAGAGCTGGATGAACATGGTGAGTTACCGACAGCTTTGCCCACCGCTTTGCCCACTCCCTGCATGACAGCCTCCAGCCCCTTGCCCCAGGAGCGAGCAGCCGGCACTGCGCACACCCTGTGGCTGGCTGCGCTCGCAGCCCACGTCTGCCAGGAGTGGTTTACCGGCGACGAGGTGGCCCAGGCTCAAAAGAGCTACTGCTCCCTGACCCTAGTCCCCCACGGCATCCAGGCAGGGAATGATTTTACCCGTCTCTCTCAACACCCTGCCGTGGCTGTTGGATATGGCGCTTGGCTATCCCCACAAGGTCTCACTCCCACATTTCTCTGTGGCTTGCCTTGGCCGTCTCCCAGACTGGGAAGCAGACAAGGCAGGCAGGGCATCTCACAAGTCTGCTCACCAAGGGCACGTGCCCTTCTGGAGCATCTTGtcccgtccctgtcccctggAGAAGGCGCCGGTTCTTAGGCAATGCCTGGGCAAGTGTCCGGCACCCCTGCCTCTCTACACAGGTCACACCATGGGACTGCCCAGTCCCTCTACTCAGCACAAGGGATGTGCTCAGCTCAGCTTCCTTCATTCAGTGCCTTTTGCAAGCAAAGCCATGGCCACCAAACCCCAGCCTGGCATGCAGTCCCTCCCTAGGAGGAAAAGGTTTCTGTAACAGAGGGCAGCCACGTATTGCCCAGCTCGCTGTAAAACCCTCCACCAGTGATACACTGGGACATCATCCCCTCTGGGGTGGGGAACTCACCCACCTGCTACACACACCCATGGGTTAAACCCCCTGCAGCCAAGGAGTTAGCCCCAGATCCGAGCACCCTTTGAAGGTGGGGTCTGCACAGGAACATCCTACCTTCCCTCATTCAGGAGCAGCTGGCACAGCTACTCGGTGCACAACAGAGCCTTTCAGCCACACACTGCGGAGGGCAAACGGCAAGAGTCCGCCTGCACCCCAGCTGCCTGAGCCTGCTCAGATGGTGCGAGTGCAGAAGTTCATCGGGAGTCCACGGTTCGTGGGCTGGCATTTGCACAGCTGGAGTGCAGACTGGCCAGAGCAGCATTAGTGTGCTTCCAGAGAATACAGCAAGGGAGTTCAATTAGTTACGGTAGCCTTGAGTTCTCCAGGAAATCATGTGCTTCTACTCCACAAAGGAGCTGGCACAGCTCTTGCCTTGCTTTGAGCTTAACCAGTGCAGCTCTTGCTCGTAGTGTGGTTTTGAAAGCAAGTGGGCAGTCATGGAGAGGCAGCCCCTGGGGCAGCTCCAAGCTGTGAATCTGTTTGAAACGGAGGAAGTTCGTGGactgaagaatatgaaaaaaaaaacaaaaatccaacaATGGGCAACATCTTCTCTGTGTGGGAAAGTGGTCAGCACCACAGCATCATCCCTTCCACCTGCGCCTGCACGAGACCTGCCCAGGGTTGTCAGAAAGGAGCCCGACACCAGACAACATGACGGGCACAAGTACAGGCAGCTTGCCGGCAGGCGGGGGCAGCTGTGGTGCCCCCCAGCCGCAGAGCCCCGGCCATGCCGCAGAGCCTGGAGGAGCCGACGGGGCCCTGGGACCGTTCCTGCAGGGAACCGTTAGGATGCCATTATCTGGGTcatgcccagcccagccccactgtGACACAAGAGGTCAGCATGAGGAAGGACTGGCCCCACGTGCCCTCAACTGGCGGCGTTTGGGAGCAAGCCGAGCCAGCATTACAAAATTCCCAGGGCTCCTGCAGGCACCGGACGCTGGAGATAAGCGGCTCCGAAAGGGCGGCCAAGATGGGAAGTCCAGGAGACATACTCCTCTTCCCAccctgccctcctgctcccagcaggtCCCCGACTCCCTGCCACCAGGAGCCAGGCCCCGGGCCCccaggagctgagctgggatCCCCCGGTAGCACTGCAGTGCCCTTGTGGGAGCCAAAAAGACCCGAGGGGCTACGCAGAGCCCATCCAGGAGCCAGGCGCTCGCCACAACTTGCCCGAGCTCAGCTATTCAGAGAAAGGCCCCTGGCATTCCCTCAAAAGAGCCAGACAGCTGCATGCTGGGGCATAGCCACATGCCCACAGCACTGGGCAGGATCTGGTCCTCCCCTGCACAGGTCACTTCTTGTTCCTGGGCAGGCGAGCAGCCGAAACTGGCAGCCCAAGCCATGTGGCAGGGCCACGATGGGGAGGCAATGTTTCCCGGCTGGGCGAGGGGCAGCGATGTCTGAGCTATCAGCACATTAAATCCAAGCTATCTTTGTGTATTAACCCACGAATAATGGCTTGGCACTCGCCTGTAAAATCCTGCTGGTAGAGTCTTTGTGCATGGCTAAACATGCCCAAACACAGTGACCCGGGGAGGGAGAGCTCCGCCACTCCCTCCTACCAGCCTCGGGCTGGAGCACAGCCCCTTTACAGCCCTACCGCATCCCCGGTCTCGCTGCACCGCTGTTCTTCAAAGCCCCAACCTCTGAGCTCTGAGGTTGCCCAGGGGCCTCTGCTCTCGTTTGAGACAACGAATGCAATCatctccagctctctgctgccCAGGAAAAGCGTGCTGCTCCTGATGCTCAGCAGCCAAATGAGCAAAGGCTTCTAAATCCCAAACTCTCCTGGATCTATGGGTTTATTGCAGTGGTTTTAATCTTCCTTACCTCTGTTCGTGCTGGGTACGGGCCCCAAAAAAAAACTCGTCTTACCTGTCGTGGTAGGGTCcagaagcaacagcaaaagaaaagcgCTCGCCTGGGGCTGGAAGGGCATTCACGGGAAAAGCAAGTGTGCTGCTTTCCACAGcctcagcagggcaggagcacaCTTTCAAACCGCAAGCTGCCAGGAAGCAGCTCTCAATAGCGTGGCACAAGCAGGGCGGCAGAACAGGGCAAGAGAAACTTATGGTCTCCGCCTGAACCCCCCCGCAAAGGGGCTCTGATCTTTGCCCAGCACCAACCTGCCCACCGAGGACAGGAGCGGCTCCTTCAGCAACGGCTGCCTGGTGCCGCTGACGGGACCCTTCCTACTGCAGTTGGGCACCTCTCGTATGAGAAGCTATTACGGGAAAATAATTTCGAGGAGATCAAGTGGGATCAATGCCTTATTCATCACTCACTCCATTGCTGACTGCAGCCGGGGCTGTGTTTACGTGTGTCCTAGCAGCGgcacagccctccctccccgccccgagAGCACCGGTTCCCATGGGCCGGGCTGGTTTCTCCAGCGGCTCCCGGCAGTCTGTCGGGGAGGACTCAGGCTGTGCTGCTCGCTTTCTGACCCCACGCTGGGCCAGCCAAAGAATAACCCCCATCGTGACATGTCCGGgtggcacagccctgcaggcacaTGTATTTTGACTCAGGGTTTCGTGGCACATCAGAAAGTGCCTCTTTCGTAACACCTATGACTTCTTAACCCTCTGGTGCATTAAAGGCAGTATCTCTGTAACATTAATAGCCAGTTACTGGAATTGCACAAGTGGCATCCATGGGAACACCACAGCCAGAGATTCCCGGTGACAGCAGAGCCAAGCGCTGTTGCACCGGGACGTGCtgcccctgtccccagcagctctAAAGCAACCTCAGCTGTGGGTTGGGGCAGTTTCCCTGCCCATCGTCCTGGTGGGCCTCGAGCAAGCCCAAGAGACAGCAGCCTCTGTGCCTGCCCAGGCTTAGCTgatcctctgctttctctgggcTGCCCTCCCCAGGGCGGCTGATCACATTAGGGATCCCACGTTAGGCGTGGGGATCGCCAGCTAGCCAAGCTGCTGTGGACCCTTTCCGCCTGCTGACTTGCTTTTTGGCCAAAGGTTCGGCTCGGTAACTGGTTTTCCCCTCTGGTTTGCAGGATTTAGCCTCCGAGCGACTGAATGGCAGAGGTAATGCCCACAGGAGCTGGGGGTGTGggtgctgccaggctgggcCTGGCGATGCGGGGCCACGCTCCTCTGTGTCACAGGTCCCAGCACAAGACACAAAGCCTCCACGGCACTGGAGTCCTTCAAGCGGATTGGCATCCCCATCCTGGCAGCAGTGTTCAGCCTCGCCTGCCTGGTTATGGTCGGGTTCTTGAGTATGGCTCCCGCCCTCcactcccccttcctcctgccactGCTGGGCACGGCCGCGGCTTGGCAAACGCAGCTCTGGACGCAGGGCTCAGCCAGGACTGGCTCTGCCACCTTCTTGCTGAGCCCCCAAAGGCAAGCCCTGAGCCTGCCCAGCAGCACGACTCAGCACTAAGCTCCCCCTTTCCCTCTAGTCAAGGTTTACCTGGACTACCACTACTTCTTCTGCAAACAGCCCCTGAAGCTGGTGCTGCTGCGGCAGGTGTGTGACGGGCACATGGACTGTCTGCAGGGCGAGGACGAGGCCAGCTGTCCCCAGTGGGTCCCTGAGGGGCCACCAGCTGGGGGTGAGTCCAGGACACCCTGCCAGCGCTCTGGAggggctgggctgctgcagcaagCCTCCGCCTGCTGAAGTCACCTGCGACAAAGCTGACTCTGTGTCTGTCTCCAGCCCGTGTTTCCAAAGACAGATCCATCCTGCAGGTGCTTAACAGAAACACTGGAGCCTGGTCCTGCATCTGCCACGACCACTTCAACCTGGTGCTGGCAAAAGCAGCCTGTGAGCAAATGGGCTATAGGAGGTACAAGGCTGCTTTTCTCCACACCTCTCTTGCCCATTTTATCTATCCCTCTCCCACAAAACCTCTTTTTGAGTGGGGCTCTTTACTTACAAAGCACTCAAAGCTCTCCACTAATGGTTTTGGTCCATCCCCACCACGCAGAGCCGTCTGTGCGTCCCTAGGAGCCAGCTAGTCCCTGTGCTAGAAGccctggcagcttctcacataAGCACAGTACTGTGCCCAGCGTCCTctgctccatccccagcccACGGGCACCCTGCCTGGCTCCTACCCTTCACCTCACCCCCACCTACTCACAGGCACCCAtgcagcagggctgccctgCAGCTCGCAACAGCATGCACTGTGTCCACCTCGTGCACTGCCCTGAGCTAGCAGCAAGTTTGTAGTGCTGCATTCAGCTACAGCTGGTTAAAGCCGAGATTTGGGGAAATAGCGTGCTAGCCCTGTGTGTTTGGTGTCAGCCCTGGATTAAGGGAGAGTTTGAGTTAAGTTAGGGGTATACTAGGGAGAAGATGGGTTCTGGTGTTTAAGCCCCTCTAGGAGCCTAGAGTGAGCCCAAGATGGTATTTCCAGTTCCAAAAAATCAGGGACAGATGCTTTGAGTCCCAGGCCACAAATATCACAAGAGGTAACCGCAGGGACACCCCTGAGGTCCCCCGGGAGCTACCTGCCCCATGCCTCCCCAAACAGCAGGGAGTAGCCTCCCTTCCTTCAATACGCTCCTGTCCCTGGCCCTGGGCTCAGCGGCCAGTCCCCCCTTCCTGCACCCAACCCTCAGGGCTCTGGCACTTCTGGCATCCCTGTGTCCCTGTCCCAGGGAACCCCCTTTTTCCTATGGGGTCTTTCTCTTGCTCACTGGCGCAGGGTTGACGTTCCCTTCCTAAACTCCTGCTTCCTCCCTATCTCAGCAGCTCTTTGTCAGGGCTGCAGGCAAACATTTAAGACCTACTCGTAAAGCTTCAGTCCCTCAAGTTTTGGAACTGGCTTATACCATCCTTGGCTCAGTCTGAGCCAGAACCGCCGAGTTTCCTGGCTTCTGGAGATCCTTGGGCACCCATTCCTGTCCTCTCCCAGCATCCGTGCCCCACTGGTGGCAAGCCTGGGACTTGCTGACCTGTGTCCCCCCATGTCTTTCAGCACCCCCACTTTCTGGCCAGTGGAGGCGGAcgcagggcagcccctgcctccccGTGAACTTGTGCTGAGCAACGGCAGCCTCCAGATGCCCGAGCCGGGCAGGTGAGCAGTGGGGGCTGTGCAGAGGCGGCTGCCGTGCCCCTCACCCTGCGTGGGCGCCTGCCGTGCCTGGCTCCAGAGCCAGAGCCTCTCCTCTGCCAAATCCagcccttttcctccctcttccaggAAATGCTTCTCTGGATCGGTTGTTTCGCTCTTTTGTTCCAGTAAGTATCGAGATGCTGTTTGCACCTTGCAGGCCTCATGCCGCTCCAGGTCCTCGTTCCTGGCACGGCCCCATGTGCTGCTGCGCTGCAGCTGCAAGAGCTCAGCTCTGGCCAAAGCCCTGGCCCTCCCTGGTTCCCGCACTCTTTGCATGAGAAAAGTTGGACTTAATTAGTACTAGCCTTATTCCTAAGCCAGTATAATCCTCCCAGAAACGAAACACCTACAAGAGGCTTAAGCAGCTGCCTGGATGGGTTTACTTTTACTGATGAATTACCCTGATTAAACTAATCTGCTTGGTGGGCTGGAGAAGGCAAGGAATGGATGAACCAATTTCAGCAAGCCTGGGGATGATGTGCGAACAGAGAACAAAAGGGGGGGTGTGCCAAGTGTCCCACAAAGGGGTGACCCAGGCAGTGTCACGGGGTGAGGGGGAGGCACCTGGGCCACACTCCCTTCCCTGGGAGGCGCGGGAGCCTCCGTCCCCGCTCACCCCCGAGGATagaggagggcagagcaggTGCTCTTTCTCTCCCACACGCGTTGCTTTGTCGCTGCTCTGCCGTCGCCGCTTGGCAAAAGACTGCGGGGAGAGCATCAGGACTCCGCGTGTGCTGGGCGGGAGTCCGGCCGCCATCGAGGCTTGGCCATGGCAGGTCAGCTTGCAGTACAAGAAGGAGCACATCTGCGGGGGCAGCATCATCGACCCCAGCTGGGTCCTGACGGCAGCGCACTGCTTCAAGTGAGTCGGCGACCTCCCCGCCGCGGCACACCGGTCAGCCGGCACCGACGTGCCAGGGCTGGGCCGGCTCCTCGAGGCCAGGCTGGGTCCCTCAGGGTTTAAGCTACGTGTTGCTTAAATGTCCCGTAATTAAGACATCTGCGCAGGGCTTTGCGCAGGTCTTTGCGCCCCTTGGGCCAACGCAGCTGACTGATGCTGAGCGGGGCAGCGTGCAGGCAGGGCTTTGCTGCCTGTCCCCACAGCAGGCTCAcggaggggaaagaagggagcAGTAAGAGGCATGTCTGTGCACAGGAACAACCCCGTCATTCAGAGCTGGCGCGTGAAGGCCGGCTCTGACCTCCTCTCGGGCACCACCACCCTCCCTGTGGAGAAGGTCTTCCTAGCTAAGGTGACACCTGCGTCTCCCAAGGACAATGACATTGCCCTGGTGAAGCTGCAGTCTCCCCTGCGTGTCTCAGGTGAGATGTGGCACACACCTCCTCACAGCAAGAGTCCCAAGTGTCTTCTGACGGCACCGAGAAGCGGGCTAGG
Proteins encoded in this window:
- the TMPRSS4 gene encoding transmembrane protease serine 4, whose amino-acid sequence is MPRTRGDAGPDAEGMMSIADPEALAAVRLGQKGRDGSSPGSGEERVRTGGSLPGFCRRKTASELDEHGFSLRATEWQRSQHKTQSLHGTGVLQADWHPHPGSSVQPRLPGYVKVYLDYHYFFCKQPLKLVLLRQVCDGHMDCLQGEDEASCPQWVPEGPPAGARVSKDRSILQVLNRNTGAWSCICHDHFNLVLAKAACEQMGYRSTPTFWPVEADAGQPLPPRELVLSNGSLQMPEPGRKCFSGSVVSLFCSNCGESIRTPRVLGGSPAAIEAWPWQVSLQYKKEHICGGSIIDPSWVLTAAHCFKNNPVIQSWRVKAGSDLLSGTTTLPVEKVFLAKVTPASPKDNDIALVKLQSPLRVSDSSKPICLPYFDEELVPGTSLWVIGWGYTQEHGKLSETLQQAEVKLIDAESCNLVAYHGEVTEKMLCAGLPQGGVDTCQGDSGGPLLYSGRHWQVVGIVSWGQGCGTPSTPGVYTSVRAYLNWIYAVRRSEL